A window of the Miscanthus floridulus cultivar M001 chromosome 14, ASM1932011v1, whole genome shotgun sequence genome harbors these coding sequences:
- the LOC136503967 gene encoding uncharacterized protein codes for MIKISEDIMHIVTYDAYKPVHLYHCPRALPPAAPCPRPRRLLPARPVAGRVVPLAGPSFGHAALAPTGPAPRPHPSPGRALHLAAPYPRPRPVDRPPRRRPCSTLSPTPATPTPPDPDAACPYPGARQSNAEGRPAKRRLLLAVPAAPHGGRSSPWRQLPAAVPPGRTLSSSEEVLEEEGSGCRC; via the exons atgataaaaatttcagaagatatcatgcacattgtcacgtacgatgcttacaaaccagtaCATCTCTACCACTGCCCGCGCGCCCTGCCGccggccgcgccgtgcccccggccgcgccgcctGCTGCCCGCGCGCCCTGTCGCCGGCCGCGTCGTGCCCCTGGCCGGCCCATCCTTCGGCCACGCCGCCCTGGCCCCGACCGGCCCTGCGCCCCGGCCGCACCCTTCTCCCGGCCGCGCCCTGCACCTGGCCGCGCCCTACCCCCGGCCAcgccccgtggaccgcccgccccgacgccgtCCGTGCTCGACCCTGTCCCCGACTCCGGCGACCCCGACTCCGCCCGATCCCGACGCCGCATGCCCCTACCCCGGCGCCCGTCAA TCCAACGCAGAAGGCCGCCCAGCCAAGCGCCGCCTGCTCCTCGCCGTGCCGGCTGCTCCTCACGGCGGCCGCTCCTCGCCGTGGCGGCAGCTCCCCGCCGCGGTCCCGCCTGGCCGCACCCTATCATCGTCCGAGGAGGTGCTTGAGGAAGAAGGGAGTGGCTGCCGGtgttga
- the LOC136503968 gene encoding uncharacterized protein, translating into MAPEARARWMEACRWVPAVQDAGWGRRPEPPPPLRDLDWVDYFGCVVIAVIVCVTAVHFRDFLLDDEYSVVNVLLLILTRMHMLVMKFSPAPSSRTALALLPTCPALALSTPPVCYDWEKPAAAMVLPGSSGFADSNRRSDEQDSDYKAARKCFDSLVRDAAWTCDEQEDDYKATMKCFDSLVRDAARICFVWSYDAIPLTRQSDDPPPT; encoded by the exons AGGCCTGCCGCTGGGTTCCTGCTGTACAGGACGCAGGGTGGGGACGGCggccggagccgccgccgccgttacGCGACCTCGACTGGGTGGACTATTTCGGTTGTGTCGTCATCGCCGTCATCGTCTGCGTCACCGCCGTCCATTTCCGTGACTTCTTGCTCGACGACGAGTACTCCGTCGTGAACGTCCTCTTGTTAATACTGACCAGAATGCACATGCTCGTGATGAAGTTCTCTCCGGCGCCGTCCAGCAGGACCGCCCTCGCGCTGCTTCCCACCTGTCCGGCACTCGCCCTAAGCACGCCGCCGGTGTGCTACG ACTGGGAGAAACCAGCAGCTGCCATGGTGCTGCCAGGCAGTAGCGGCTTTGCAGATAGCAACCGGCGGAGCGATGAACAGGACAGTGATTACAAGGCCGCCAGGAAGTGCTTTGACAGTCTTGTACGTGATGCTGCCTGGACCTGCGATGAACAAGAGGATGATTACAAGGCCACCATGAAGTGCTTTGACAGTCTTGTCCGCGATGCTGCGAGGATCTGCTTTGTTTGGAGCTACGATGCTATTCCTCTGACTCGTCAAT CTGATGATCCACCTCCGACATGA